Genomic window (Prosthecobacter fusiformis):
CTGCCGACGGCGTTGGTGGAGATATTGAAGTGCCGGTGATTGTCTGGGATGATTGGTGGGCACTGAAGGTTCCTGAGCCGCGTATTCACTGCGTGAAAATGGACATTGAAGGCGCTGAACTGCTAGCACTGAGGGGGATGAAAAACTTCCTGCTAAGGCAAAAGCCAGCGCTCATCGTCGAGGGCTATGAAGAACAGCTTCGCGAGTTTGGCTGCACCGTGGCGGGCATGAAACAGTTCATTATGGATCTCGGATACCGCGAGGCATGCCCAGCCGATGGCAATTTATACTTCACCCACTCCCACGCCTGATGTCAATGCTCCGCTCCATGGCCCGCCGCTGGCTTTTCACATTCAATACCATCCGATACCGGGTGGAATGGCCACGGATCGAACTGGCGATGAAAAAGTACACGCCGTTGAAAGGGGTGATTTTCGATGGAGGTGCAGGTTCTGGCGAGTTCATCCGCCGTTGCCTTGAACTTGGCTTTGATGAAGCCGTTGCTCTGGAATACGATGATCAAAATTACGCCCTTCTTCAGAAGAATATCGGGCGTCTGCCAAAAGTGCGGACGATGCGGGAATCCTTGCTGGATATTCCCTTGCCGGATGAAAGTGTGGATGTCGTTTTGTCCACTCAGGTATTGGAACATATCACGGATCACAAGCGTGCTGCTTCGGAACTTTGCCGCATCTTAAAACCCGGAGGTCATGCAGTCATCACCGTGCCACGTCCTCCAGAGCCATTTCCAAATCCGGAGCATATGCGTGAAGGCTACACGGAGGTTGAGCTCGCAGCTTTGTTTGCACCGTATGGGATGAAAGCTCTGGCCAGTGACTGGTTCCTGACGCGTGATACGGTGGACAGGATGCTGAGCTGCGCACGCCTCCCCGCACGGGGCATGTTTGTTCCTGTGGCTTTGGTAGATGCGGAGACGCAGCTCACCCCGAAAGAGCGGCGTGCCCTGCGTCCCTACGGACTGCTGACCGTATTCCAAAAGGAAGTCTGATGGCATCCTCCGCACAGACTCCGGCTGCCAGACTGCTCTGGATAGATCCGTTTTTCCAAGCCACTCGTCCAACGACGCAAAGCCTTTTCCAGGCACTGCCGTTTGTGTTGGAAAAAGGCTGGCCGCTAGAGCTATGGTGCCTGGATCACGATCCGCTGGATGCGCGGGTAAAAGTGGTGAAGCTACCGCATGCACGGGTATTGAGGCTTTTGGAGCCACTGTGGTTTTGGTTCATGGCTTGGTGCAGGCTTTCCTGGCTGAGATTGTGCGGGCAAAGCTGGGCGGTTGTCCACACCAGCGGACCGGACATGGCTGGCGCTGATGTGATGTCACTGCACTTTCATAACCGGACATGGTTGCGCCTCCAGTGGTGGGAACAGGCAGACTCCTTTAAAGACCGGCTGCGAATCCTGCATACCCTCATCGGAGTGGTTCAGGAAACCTTCGCCTTCAAATCCGGCCGCTGGCGTGTCATCCTGCCTGTGTCAGAAGGGCTCGCCAACCGGATACGTCCTCAGCTTGCAGTAGGAAAAAGGATCCATGTTTTGCCCAATGCACTGGATGAATCCCGATTTCATTCAGGCGTCCGTGAACGTCATCGTGAGAGCATGCGCAAGGAAATGCAGGCTCAATCGCAAGACTATGTTTTCATCTTCGTCAGCACCGGCCACTATCATCGCAAAGGTTTAATGCCAGCGTTGCTGACTGTTCAGGCATGCCGTGATATGGCCCGTGAGGAACTGGGATTGAATCTGCGTTTCTGGGTAGTCGGGGCAGGGGAGCGGGCACAGTCTGCATTGATCCCTCAGTTGGAACAAACAATCGCTGACTGGCGGGAGTGGGTGCAACTGGTGCCTCCCACCCAGGCAGTGGAGCGGTACTATGCTGCTGCGGATGCCTTCTTGTTTCCCTCCCGTTATGAAACGTTTTCGCTGGTGGCTCTGGAGGCAGCTGCTTGTGGGCTTCCTTTGCTAGTCACCGCCTACGATGGTCATGAGATGTACCTGGAAGACGGAATCAACGGCTTCCTCATGCCCTGGGATAGGGAAGGCATGAAAGAACGCGTTACCCATTTTTTACGGTCAGGTCGGCATCTCTTGAGACCGGGGCCATCGGAGTGTATTCATGCTTCTGGTTATGCCGAGTGCCTGGATCGAGTCTATGGGGATGTCATCCGCGAACGAATTGCATGAGACACAGCGCTCAAGTTCATCTGGCACCAGCACATCCATGCATGGGCTGGGTCAGCATGAACCGGTACTGGCAGGCGCTGGTCACGGAAAGTAAGTCTGACGCGGGTGTGCGATCATTGTTTCCCGCAGGTCCTGTGGAGACTCCTGCCAAATCCCGCTGGCAGAGGCTATGGCTGCGCCGGGTTGCGTATCCTTGGATGATCAAAACACAAGTCCGCTCAGGTGTCCTACACATTTTGGATCATAGCTTTGCTGACCTGCTTTCCTCTGTCCGGCCCGCTGTTCGCACCGTAGTCACTGTGCATGACCTGATACCGCTGAGTGATCCAGCCGACCTGACTTCTTCGCAGTGGATGAGGTATCAAAAAACAGTGTCGTGGATACCCCGGGCGGACAAGGTGGTGTGTGTTTCCAATCATACCCGCCAGGAAGTCCAGTGGCTTTTGAACGTGAGCGAGGACAAGCTGCATGTGCTGCCCAACGGTACCTCCCAGCTGCCATTTCCGGATGCCGTCATGAGCGAGCGTTTGGCGATACTGCCGCCTTTTATTTTGAGTGTGGGGGGAACTCGTCCTCGCAAAAACCTACGACTCTTGGTTCCGCTGACACAATGTTTGGCGGAACGAGGCTCACGCGTAACTGTGGTACGTGCGGGTCCTGCCCTGGATGAATCCTTGGCTGCCAGGATCCGAGAGCATGCTGAGCTGCATGAATTGGGAATGGTCAGTGATGCAGAATTGGCTGCGGCTTATGGCCGGGCTGCTTTGACCTTGGTTCCCTCCACTCATGAGGGATTCGGCCTTCCTGTGTTGGAGGCCATGCAGGCAGGATGTCCAGTCGTTTACAGTCAGGCTACCAGTCTGCCAGAGGTGGCAGGTGAGGCTGGATTAAGTTTTGACCCTGATGATCCTACTCGGGCTGCAGACTTATGTTGGCGTGTCCTATCCGAGCCGGACCTCCGTCAGCAGTTAATTAAAGCAGGCCGCGCACGTGCAAATCAGTTTACGTGGTCGGCACACTGGCGGGGGCTACGTGAAATTTATGACGGATTGCTGAATTCATGAGTGAGCTTTTTAAAAGTCATCGTTGGGCGCTTGCCGTTCTGGCTGCGGCTTTGGCATGCCTCATTGGCTGGCAGCCGTATGCGGCAGGCTATGGTGATTTTCGTCTTACGCTATGGCAGGAACTCCTCGTCCGTTGGCAGGATCCCACGTGGCAGCATGGTTTCCTGGCTCCGTTCATCGCTGGCTGGCTGGTGTGGCGTGAGCGTGCAGTACTATCCATATTGCCGTCCAAAACCAGTGCTTGGGGGCTGCTCATCATCGTGATGGCATTGCTGTTTTATTTTGCCGGGTACAAGGCTAACAATTATTACTTTGGAGCCTTTGGAATGCAGTGGTTCGTTGCCGGGGCTGTTCTGTGGATTTGGGGGAAGGACCATGCCCGGTGTCTAATTTTTACATGGTTGATGCTTGGGTTTATGTGGCCACTGGTATTCCTTGAGGAAAGTCTGGGGTACCGTCTTCAGGTCTTGATGGTGGAAAGTGTCTCGATTGTCCTGAATGCGCTACAGGTGGATACCATCCGTGATGGCACGGCCCTTTTGTCCGCACCGGATGCGGAGTCTGGGCGCACGATGGGGCAGCTCTTCAGCCTGAAGGTGGACGGTCCATGCAGTGGCATGCGCTCCCTCTTTGCTCTGCTGAAGGTGGCCGCTCTGTTTGGGTATTTTAGTCAAAGGACGATCTCACGGCGCCTATTCATCTTCCTGTGCAGCATTCCATTGGCTGTCGTGGCAAACATGGTGCGCATCTTCATCCTGCTTGGCGGCACAGTGCTTTTTGGGCAGGAATTTGCGGTCGGGAATCAAGAGCAGGACGTATCTGCCTTCCACTTTGCCTCGGGCATCGCCGTGTATCTGGTGGCCCTGCTGGGATTGCAAACAGTGGCTTTCCTGGTGAATCGTTGGTTAGGTCCAGAGGAATCATCTCCCGTAAGGCCCTCGGCTTCTACATCCTCCTGGCAGTCACCCTTTCTCAATGTGCGGCTGGGGCTGCTCCTTTTGTTAGTCGTCTGTTCCATCATCGCTTGTCGTCTTTCTCCTGAGGTTAAGGCTGGTAATGAAGCTGGCGTCTTGATGGAACTGCCAGTTGGCATTGGCCGCTATCTCGGGGATGTAGAGCCTCCAGATGAAGTCGAAAAAAAGCTGCTTCCGGCCGATACCCAGATTGTGAAGATGCGTTACCGTACGCTGTCGTCGCCTCCGCTGCGGGATGTGGCCAATGTCACTCTGGTTCTTTCCGGCGCAGAACGCCGCAGTATCCACCGGCCTGAAGTCTGCCTGGACGGCCAGGGTTGGACCCTCCTGAACTCGCGAGTGGTTCCTGTGAAGATTTCTCCAGGTCACATTTTAGAGGTGAAGGACCTTTTGATTGAGCGTGTATGGGTGGCCCCGGACGGCACGCGCAAACCTTTGCGGGCACACTATGTCTATTGGTTCGTCGGTACGGATGTCACCACGCCTCACAATGCTACACGGGTGTGGCTCAGCAGTTGGGATAACATC
Coding sequences:
- a CDS encoding class I SAM-dependent methyltransferase gives rise to the protein MARRWLFTFNTIRYRVEWPRIELAMKKYTPLKGVIFDGGAGSGEFIRRCLELGFDEAVALEYDDQNYALLQKNIGRLPKVRTMRESLLDIPLPDESVDVVLSTQVLEHITDHKRAASELCRILKPGGHAVITVPRPPEPFPNPEHMREGYTEVELAALFAPYGMKALASDWFLTRDTVDRMLSCARLPARGMFVPVALVDAETQLTPKERRALRPYGLLTVFQKEV
- a CDS encoding glycosyltransferase family 4 protein is translated as MASSAQTPAARLLWIDPFFQATRPTTQSLFQALPFVLEKGWPLELWCLDHDPLDARVKVVKLPHARVLRLLEPLWFWFMAWCRLSWLRLCGQSWAVVHTSGPDMAGADVMSLHFHNRTWLRLQWWEQADSFKDRLRILHTLIGVVQETFAFKSGRWRVILPVSEGLANRIRPQLAVGKRIHVLPNALDESRFHSGVRERHRESMRKEMQAQSQDYVFIFVSTGHYHRKGLMPALLTVQACRDMAREELGLNLRFWVVGAGERAQSALIPQLEQTIADWREWVQLVPPTQAVERYYAAADAFLFPSRYETFSLVALEAAACGLPLLVTAYDGHEMYLEDGINGFLMPWDREGMKERVTHFLRSGRHLLRPGPSECIHASGYAECLDRVYGDVIRERIA
- a CDS encoding exosortase/archaeosortase family protein, producing the protein MSELFKSHRWALAVLAAALACLIGWQPYAAGYGDFRLTLWQELLVRWQDPTWQHGFLAPFIAGWLVWRERAVLSILPSKTSAWGLLIIVMALLFYFAGYKANNYYFGAFGMQWFVAGAVLWIWGKDHARCLIFTWLMLGFMWPLVFLEESLGYRLQVLMVESVSIVLNALQVDTIRDGTALLSAPDAESGRTMGQLFSLKVDGPCSGMRSLFALLKVAALFGYFSQRTISRRLFIFLCSIPLAVVANMVRIFILLGGTVLFGQEFAVGNQEQDVSAFHFASGIAVYLVALLGLQTVAFLVNRWLGPEESSPVRPSASTSSWQSPFLNVRLGLLLLLVVCSIIACRLSPEVKAGNEAGVLMELPVGIGRYLGDVEPPDEVEKKLLPADTQIVKMRYRTLSSPPLRDVANVTLVLSGAERRSIHRPEVCLDGQGWTLLNSRVVPVKISPGHILEVKDLLIERVWVAPDGTRKPLRAHYVYWFVGTDVTTPHNATRVWLSSWDNIMRNVNHRWAYPSVSAWVTENFDSSETGQRSRSSEETMEVITQLIRDLAPRFQKSFMQEAANEH
- a CDS encoding glycosyltransferase family 4 protein; amino-acid sequence: MNRYWQALVTESKSDAGVRSLFPAGPVETPAKSRWQRLWLRRVAYPWMIKTQVRSGVLHILDHSFADLLSSVRPAVRTVVTVHDLIPLSDPADLTSSQWMRYQKTVSWIPRADKVVCVSNHTRQEVQWLLNVSEDKLHVLPNGTSQLPFPDAVMSERLAILPPFILSVGGTRPRKNLRLLVPLTQCLAERGSRVTVVRAGPALDESLAARIREHAELHELGMVSDAELAAAYGRAALTLVPSTHEGFGLPVLEAMQAGCPVVYSQATSLPEVAGEAGLSFDPDDPTRAADLCWRVLSEPDLRQQLIKAGRARANQFTWSAHWRGLREIYDGLLNS